The proteins below come from a single Iocasia fonsfrigidae genomic window:
- the spoIIP gene encoding stage II sporulation protein P — protein sequence MNILSRKIFLFTIILLFTLLPGHTLNTASTFIEHIEDSAINIYKENGKHLFSTTMEVVKGDRYISEDNFEYIIKEVTANKAVAEKIGKIDLLAGNQAKNQGPFELASVKNKTVAIYHTHNGESYEPGKHNISGKGEIHEIGQTLKESLEKIGVKTIHSENLHLPHDGFAYERSRATAVDLARKNPGLILDLHRDGVPDKNEYLKKVDGKIISQIRIVIGRQNPNSSANDQLARQLKATADRTYPGLIKDIFYGRGNYNQSIAPRSLLLEFGTHVNNKGEVTASAQLLAEPLKELLYGETTPAGGGKRIFRNLFWIILALITALLAYLFINEKNWQGVLKRIKKIIPIEILDKLDDK from the coding sequence GTGAATATTTTGTCCAGAAAAATATTCCTTTTTACAATAATATTGCTTTTTACTTTACTGCCAGGTCATACATTAAATACTGCTAGTACATTTATTGAGCATATTGAAGATAGTGCAATTAATATCTATAAAGAAAATGGAAAACACCTCTTTTCCACTACCATGGAAGTAGTCAAAGGTGATCGATATATTAGTGAAGATAATTTTGAATATATTATTAAAGAGGTTACTGCCAATAAAGCAGTAGCTGAAAAGATAGGTAAAATAGACCTCCTGGCAGGGAACCAAGCTAAAAACCAGGGTCCTTTTGAACTAGCAAGTGTTAAAAACAAAACCGTAGCTATTTACCATACCCATAATGGCGAATCATATGAACCAGGTAAACATAATATTAGTGGTAAAGGTGAAATTCACGAAATTGGTCAAACATTAAAGGAATCCCTGGAAAAAATAGGTGTTAAAACAATTCATAGCGAAAACCTCCACCTACCACATGATGGTTTTGCTTATGAAAGGTCCAGGGCTACTGCTGTAGATTTAGCCAGAAAAAATCCGGGACTTATTCTTGACCTGCACAGAGATGGGGTCCCTGATAAAAACGAATACTTAAAAAAAGTAGATGGTAAGATAATTAGCCAGATTAGGATTGTTATCGGCAGACAGAACCCCAATAGTAGTGCCAATGATCAATTAGCCCGTCAGCTGAAGGCCACAGCTGACAGAACCTATCCCGGCCTAATTAAAGATATCTTTTATGGGCGGGGAAACTATAATCAAAGTATAGCCCCACGCTCCCTTTTACTGGAATTTGGAACCCATGTAAATAACAAAGGAGAAGTAACAGCAAGTGCCCAGCTCCTGGCTGAACCATTAAAAGAACTACTATATGGAGAAACTACTCCAGCAGGTGGTGGGAAACGAATATTCCGCAACCTATTCTGGATTATTTTAGCGCTTATTACTGCTCTTTTAGCTTATTTATTTATTAATGAAAAAAATTGGCAGGGTGTCCTAAAACGAATTAAAAAAATAATACCAATAGAAATACTAGACAAACTTGATGATAAATAA
- a CDS encoding HEAT repeat domain-containing protein, with product MEILHKSLINFSLFIQKYPLYYFTAIGLFLIVMIIFLIRNKYGSKHKIKKIKTLLSKTPDQALDKISNNNLDITAYFLNEENLSPDEYILIKKYLSKPEQLKKIYYKIISSDSKAREKEILSGISILSKLSVSQAADYIITFLYEENPLIINTAIKKLAKFKTNKVIYSLIEFIKYSTDSNVLNNLKESLKKMGKKATDKLIPFIYEADPSTQIWYIDILGEEQNKEFYQVLLNLLASDNPEVKIHVLEKLSDYELSDKIIDKIITLLEDENWGVRSKAVKILGELEITKAAPALARKMTDKSGVVRASATEALFNLGYEGIKYIFELAKKPEAPKEITDMIKKQDIAFIIESLEHIYQGDREQIESLNTKLSS from the coding sequence GTGGAAATCCTGCATAAGTCATTAATTAATTTTTCTCTTTTCATTCAAAAATACCCCTTATATTATTTTACTGCTATAGGACTATTCTTAATTGTAATGATTATTTTTTTAATAAGGAATAAATATGGTAGCAAACACAAGATTAAGAAAATAAAAACTTTACTATCTAAAACCCCGGATCAAGCCTTAGATAAAATCAGCAATAATAATTTAGACATTACAGCCTATTTTTTAAACGAGGAGAATCTATCTCCAGATGAATACATATTAATAAAGAAATACCTCTCAAAACCAGAACAGCTTAAGAAGATTTATTATAAAATCATATCCTCAGATAGTAAAGCACGGGAAAAAGAAATTCTCTCCGGGATCTCTATCCTATCAAAACTATCTGTGTCTCAAGCAGCCGACTATATTATAACCTTCCTTTATGAAGAAAACCCACTTATTATTAATACAGCGATCAAAAAACTGGCTAAGTTCAAGACAAATAAAGTAATTTACTCCTTAATTGAGTTCATAAAGTATAGTACTGATAGTAATGTCCTGAATAATTTAAAAGAATCACTTAAAAAAATGGGTAAAAAAGCCACAGATAAATTGATTCCCTTTATTTATGAGGCTGACCCAAGTACTCAGATATGGTATATTGATATTTTAGGTGAAGAACAGAATAAAGAATTTTATCAGGTCCTTCTTAATTTACTGGCTAGTGATAATCCAGAAGTAAAGATACATGTCCTGGAAAAATTAAGTGATTATGAGCTGTCAGACAAGATAATAGATAAGATTATAACCTTACTTGAAGATGAAAACTGGGGGGTTAGAAGCAAGGCTGTTAAAATTCTGGGAGAACTAGAAATAACTAAAGCAGCTCCCGCACTGGCCAGAAAAATGACTGATAAAAGTGGGGTAGTCCGTGCTTCAGCAACTGAAGCCCTATTCAACCTGGGCTATGAAGGTATCAAATATATCTTTGAACTGGCTAAAAAACCTGAAGCCCCTAAAGAAATAACTGATATGATCAAAAAACAGGATATTGCCTTTATTATAGAATCCCTGGAACATATCTATCAGGGTGATCGAGAACAAATCGAATCACTAAATACTAAATTAAGCTCCTAA
- a CDS encoding glycoside hydrolase family 2 protein, with amino-acid sequence MSREVLNLNTDWFFMAEDIKDAKELRFNNEKMEAISLPHSNKLLPHHYFLEKEYQFISWYRRPFYPGKEYENKRLLVEFDGVMSAGEVFLNGHKIGEHKGGYTPFSFDITDYVELAKENLLAVRVDSTQRKDIPPEGNVVDYLLFGGIYRDVRVKVVNPIYLNWAFWELKEVEQTRGIIRPSFEIINSLDKVEKVKICTRILDDRGDELVYHEEEKTIKAGAQEIKIGELELKNPRLWEINNPYLYQAVCEIYIDNCLIDKIESRIGVRKLEFREDGVCYLNNQALKLRGLNRHQMFPYLGNAMPVRGQRKDVDILKNELGLNFVRSSHYPPSPAFLERCDEIGLLVFEEIPGWQHIGDQEWKGLSLQNLEEMIIRDRNHPSVFLWGVRINESPDDNDFYLATNKLAHQLDPSRPTAGVRNFRDSEFLEDVFTYNDFELNREGKIKFPHKKPYMITEFMGHMYPTKAYDSVERLIKHAVKHAQIQDKQYRVPHIAGACGWCAFDYNTHQDFGSGDRICYHGVCDVFRLPKFAAFFYRSQQEAAVNPVVFIARHLIPSFNEDYGDELIVFGNCEEVELFIGKELFAVNKPDYLTYPALPHPPFVFKGCKWWEWGASTVGSITAVGKIAGKEIARHSIYPFGQPEKLLLKPDFKEIKADGADLSRVVIELKDDQDQTLHLAHYPVFFEVEGPGRLIGENPFTLEAGRGAVYLQSKREPGKINLKGYIKGQFSAEISIMSRKLEEKIVPVSM; translated from the coding sequence ATGTCTAGAGAGGTTTTAAATCTAAATACAGATTGGTTTTTTATGGCAGAGGATATAAAGGATGCCAAAGAATTGAGGTTCAATAACGAGAAAATGGAGGCAATTAGCCTGCCTCACAGCAATAAACTTTTACCTCATCATTATTTTTTGGAAAAGGAATATCAATTTATTTCCTGGTACCGCCGTCCTTTTTATCCAGGCAAAGAATATGAAAACAAACGCCTGTTAGTGGAATTTGATGGTGTAATGAGTGCCGGAGAGGTTTTTCTTAATGGTCACAAAATTGGAGAACATAAAGGTGGGTATACCCCTTTTTCCTTTGATATTACTGATTATGTCGAACTAGCTAAAGAGAATTTACTGGCTGTCAGGGTTGATTCTACCCAGCGAAAGGATATACCACCAGAAGGAAATGTAGTAGATTATCTTCTTTTTGGAGGGATTTATCGTGATGTACGTGTTAAGGTTGTTAATCCTATCTACCTTAACTGGGCTTTCTGGGAGCTAAAAGAGGTAGAGCAGACCAGGGGGATTATAAGACCTTCCTTTGAGATTATTAATAGCTTAGATAAGGTTGAAAAGGTAAAAATCTGTACCAGGATATTGGATGATAGGGGGGATGAACTTGTCTACCACGAGGAAGAAAAGACCATAAAAGCAGGTGCACAGGAGATTAAAATAGGGGAACTGGAATTAAAAAACCCCCGACTTTGGGAGATAAATAATCCTTATCTATATCAGGCTGTATGTGAAATTTATATTGATAATTGTTTAATTGATAAAATAGAGAGTCGAATAGGTGTCAGAAAATTAGAGTTCAGAGAAGATGGGGTTTGCTATCTTAATAATCAAGCCCTGAAACTCAGGGGTTTAAACCGGCACCAGATGTTTCCCTATCTTGGTAATGCTATGCCAGTCAGGGGACAGAGAAAAGATGTTGACATTTTAAAAAATGAACTGGGTCTAAACTTTGTTCGTTCCTCACACTACCCACCTTCCCCTGCTTTCCTTGAAAGATGTGACGAGATTGGTTTATTGGTCTTTGAGGAGATACCCGGCTGGCAGCATATTGGTGACCAGGAGTGGAAAGGACTTTCTTTACAGAATCTGGAGGAAATGATTATCAGGGACCGTAACCACCCCTCTGTCTTTCTCTGGGGTGTTAGAATAAATGAATCCCCTGATGATAATGATTTTTATCTAGCTACAAATAAATTAGCCCATCAGCTTGATCCCAGCCGGCCGACAGCCGGGGTGCGTAATTTTAGGGATAGTGAGTTTCTGGAGGATGTCTTTACCTATAATGATTTTGAGTTAAACCGAGAGGGAAAAATAAAATTTCCACATAAAAAACCATATATGATTACAGAATTCATGGGGCATATGTACCCGACAAAGGCCTATGATAGTGTAGAAAGACTAATTAAACATGCTGTCAAACATGCCCAAATTCAGGATAAACAATACCGTGTTCCTCATATTGCTGGTGCCTGTGGCTGGTGTGCCTTTGATTATAATACACATCAGGATTTTGGTTCCGGAGATAGGATTTGTTACCACGGTGTCTGTGATGTATTTCGGCTTCCCAAATTTGCAGCTTTCTTTTACCGCAGTCAGCAGGAAGCAGCTGTAAATCCAGTTGTATTTATTGCCCGTCATTTAATTCCTTCATTTAATGAGGACTATGGGGATGAGCTAATAGTCTTTGGCAATTGTGAAGAGGTTGAACTCTTTATCGGTAAAGAGCTTTTTGCAGTTAACAAACCTGATTATCTTACTTATCCGGCCCTGCCGCACCCACCCTTTGTTTTTAAAGGTTGTAAATGGTGGGAATGGGGTGCCAGTACTGTGGGTAGCATAACGGCTGTTGGTAAAATAGCTGGCAAAGAAATAGCCAGACATAGTATCTATCCCTTTGGTCAGCCGGAAAAACTTCTACTAAAACCTGATTTTAAAGAAATAAAGGCTGATGGAGCTGACCTCAGCAGAGTAGTAATCGAGTTGAAGGATGATCAAGACCAGACATTACACCTGGCCCACTACCCGGTCTTCTTTGAAGTAGAAGGTCCTGGCAGATTGATTGGTGAAAATCCCTTTACTCTTGAAGCAGGGCGTGGTGCAGTTTATCTCCAGAGTAAACGGGAGCCGGGAAAGATTAACTTAAAGGGATATATCAAAGGCCAGTTTAGTGCTGAAATAAGCATTATGAGTAGAAAATTAGAGGAGAAAATAGTACCTGTTAGCATGTAA
- a CDS encoding carbohydrate ABC transporter permease — MLASATNSSVDILGGRIIPGSYLLENLKILSANTNVMRALWNSFRNAAVATIASLVVCSIAGYGFEIYHDRGKDLLMNILLLSMMVPFAVIMIPLFMMFGNANLLNTTIAFVLPTVATAFLIFLFRQSTRSFPREIIEAARIEGMGELGIFFRLYVPIMKSTYAAAAVITFMTAWNNYLWPLIIMQKNESKTMPLLIADLISGYVIDYGVLMLAVSISILPTVIIFLVLQKNFAEGIISSIK, encoded by the coding sequence ATGCTGGCTTCAGCTACTAATAGTAGTGTAGATATACTTGGTGGGCGAATAATACCTGGCAGTTATTTGTTGGAGAATTTAAAGATACTATCAGCAAATACCAATGTTATGAGGGCTCTCTGGAATTCATTCAGAAATGCAGCAGTCGCTACAATAGCCAGTCTAGTGGTATGTTCGATTGCAGGTTATGGTTTTGAGATATATCATGACCGGGGAAAAGACCTGTTGATGAATATTCTGCTGCTTTCCATGATGGTTCCCTTTGCAGTGATTATGATTCCACTTTTTATGATGTTTGGCAATGCCAATCTATTAAATACAACAATTGCCTTTGTTTTACCAACTGTAGCAACAGCCTTTTTAATTTTTTTATTCAGGCAGAGTACCAGGTCTTTCCCCCGTGAAATTATTGAGGCAGCAAGAATAGAAGGTATGGGAGAACTGGGGATATTTTTCAGGCTTTATGTACCTATCATGAAGTCTACTTATGCTGCTGCAGCTGTCATTACCTTTATGACTGCCTGGAATAATTATTTATGGCCCTTGATTATTATGCAGAAAAATGAAAGTAAAACTATGCCCCTATTGATTGCAGACCTAATATCAGGTTATGTGATTGATTATGGTGTTTTAATGCTGGCTGTTAGTATAAGTATCCTACCGACAGTGATCATCTTTTTAGTATTACAGAAAAACTTTGCTGAGGGAATTATAAGTTCTATCAAATAG
- a CDS encoding extracellular solute-binding protein: MTGISILCSFNRGTVAGTINGCWIIGSITPQTEQKGVWRITNVPRLDKAAGAVNYSNQGGSSWMVLANSENQEIAVDFLKHTLLGV; the protein is encoded by the coding sequence ATGACTGGGATCAGTATATTATGTTCATTTAACCGTGGTACTGTTGCTGGAACAATTAATGGCTGCTGGATTATTGGTTCAATTACACCTCAGACAGAACAGAAAGGTGTGTGGAGGATTACTAATGTACCAAGACTTGATAAGGCAGCAGGGGCTGTTAACTATAGTAATCAGGGTGGTTCAAGTTGGATGGTTCTGGCCAATTCTGAGAACCAGGAGATTGCTGTGGATTTCTTGAAGCACACCTTGCTGGGAGTGTAG
- a CDS encoding ABC transporter substrate-binding protein: MKKSITLLLVLFMVLIGAVSTCAVRAGADVTITVWCWDPSFNIYAMEEAAEIYAGINPNVKIDVVETAWEDIQTKLTTAVSGGQTDTLPDILLMQDNALMKNVINFPDTFVDITNSGIDFSSFADFKVALTMVDGKNYAVPFDNGAAIIMQ, encoded by the coding sequence ATGAAAAAATCTATAACTTTATTGTTGGTGTTATTTATGGTGCTGATAGGTGCTGTGAGCACTTGTGCAGTTAGGGCAGGTGCCGATGTAACAATTACAGTCTGGTGCTGGGACCCATCATTTAATATCTATGCTATGGAAGAGGCAGCAGAAATTTATGCGGGAATAAATCCTAATGTAAAAATTGATGTTGTCGAAACAGCCTGGGAAGATATACAAACAAAACTGACAACAGCAGTAAGTGGGGGGCAGACCGATACACTCCCTGATATCTTACTTATGCAGGATAATGCACTGATGAAAAATGTTATCAATTTCCCTGATACATTTGTAGATATAACAAATTCAGGAATTGATTTTTCCAGTTTTGCTGATTTCAAGGTAGCTCTTACTATGGTTGATGGCAAAAATTATGCTGTGCCATTTGATAATGGGGCTGCCATTATTATGCAGTAA
- a CDS encoding LacI family DNA-binding transcriptional regulator — translation MGVTLKDVAKKAGVSIGTASMALNNSEKVNIDTYKKVRKVARDLKYIPNARARALVKQSTKIIGLVVPHIINPFFAELAQAVKDTVKKEGYNVILCSTDGKAEEEAHYIDLFKSGMVDGAIFTSQENLSRDNYQLLEELAVDYIPVVNINSQDFGSNLIPVIKTDLKKAGYLATKYMIELGHQKIGFGSHSPRRFEGYKEAMKEHGLYNPKYVYYPMSSVDEVVDNILQSRSKPTAFVCYNDKSAIKMIQLLVGQGLRVPEDISVCGTDNIRMSKHYNPPLTTINIPKTEIGDKAARLLLKLIVGERPAESDMEINFPTELVIRKSTASIK, via the coding sequence ATGGGAGTTACTTTAAAAGATGTTGCAAAAAAGGCAGGAGTATCTATTGGTACAGCTTCAATGGCACTAAATAATAGTGAAAAAGTAAATATTGATACCTACAAAAAGGTACGTAAAGTTGCCCGGGATTTAAAATATATTCCTAATGCCAGGGCCAGGGCTCTTGTAAAGCAGTCCACAAAGATCATTGGTCTGGTAGTTCCTCATATTATTAACCCCTTTTTTGCTGAGCTGGCTCAGGCGGTAAAGGATACTGTAAAAAAAGAGGGATATAATGTAATCTTATGTAGTACTGATGGTAAGGCAGAAGAAGAGGCCCATTATATAGACCTTTTTAAAAGTGGGATGGTAGATGGTGCTATTTTTACTTCCCAGGAAAACCTATCCAGGGACAATTACCAATTGTTAGAGGAACTGGCAGTGGATTATATTCCGGTGGTTAATATTAATAGTCAGGATTTTGGGAGTAATTTGATTCCGGTAATAAAGACAGACCTGAAAAAAGCGGGTTATCTGGCAACCAAATATATGATTGAGCTGGGCCATCAAAAAATTGGCTTTGGCAGTCACAGCCCTCGAAGGTTTGAAGGATATAAAGAGGCAATGAAGGAACATGGGCTTTACAACCCCAAATACGTTTATTATCCAATGAGCTCTGTTGATGAAGTAGTTGATAATATACTACAGTCTAGGAGCAAACCAACTGCTTTTGTCTGTTATAATGATAAAAGTGCTATAAAAATGATTCAGTTACTGGTAGGGCAAGGGCTCAGGGTGCCTGAGGATATTTCTGTCTGTGGAACTGATAATATCCGTATGTCCAAACATTATAATCCACCACTGACCACCATTAATATTCCCAAAACAGAAATAGGGGATAAGGCTGCTAGACTGCTATTAAAGCTTATTGTAGGAGAGAGGCCTGCAGAAAGTGATATGGAAATTAACTTTCCGACAGAATTGGTAATTCGAAAATCTACTGCCAGCATAAAATAG
- a CDS encoding GNAT family N-acetyltransferase codes for MKRKMGIIIKEVSSKTDLEDVLALREEVFIEEQGIDPALERDSYDQAAVHVLAQEGSKVIACGRVIFNDSYGKIGRVAVAKSWRKQGIGRKICQKIIAIADERNCSRLVLEAQVDAVDFYRKLGFETNGDIFQEAGIEHIKMTATL; via the coding sequence ATGAAGAGAAAGATGGGAATAATTATTAAAGAAGTAAGTAGTAAAACTGACCTGGAGGATGTACTGGCTTTGAGAGAAGAGGTCTTTATTGAAGAACAGGGGATAGACCCTGCTCTGGAAAGAGATAGTTATGATCAGGCTGCTGTGCATGTCCTGGCCCAGGAGGGCTCTAAGGTGATTGCCTGTGGTAGGGTTATATTTAATGATTCTTATGGTAAGATTGGACGTGTTGCAGTTGCAAAATCTTGGCGCAAACAGGGAATAGGCAGGAAGATATGTCAGAAAATAATAGCTATAGCTGATGAAAGAAACTGTTCTAGATTGGTTTTGGAGGCCCAGGTGGATGCGGTAGATTTCTATAGGAAACTTGGTTTTGAAACAAATGGGGATATTTTTCAAGAGGCCGGGATTGAGCATATAAAAATGACAGCAACTCTTTAA
- a CDS encoding DUF3006 domain-containing protein, with protein MLIIDRFEADKAVIEFSKGDDIVIFDIPRLALPVDVGEGDILSIEINKDASQNRKKEMQKFSDGLFE; from the coding sequence GTGTTAATTATTGACCGTTTTGAGGCTGATAAAGCAGTTATTGAATTTAGTAAAGGGGATGATATAGTAATCTTTGATATTCCCAGACTGGCCCTTCCGGTTGATGTTGGAGAAGGGGATATACTTAGCATAGAAATTAATAAAGATGCCAGTCAAAATAGGAAAAAAGAAATGCAAAAATTTAGTGATGGTCTTTTTGAATGA
- a CDS encoding MBL fold metallo-hydrolase: protein MFRVKKNIVIPVFIILLLSLSILISNAAADSLIIHFIDVGQADSIFIQLPNSQTMLIDGGNNGDGSLIINYIKGLKKSNNKIDYLIGTHPHEDHIGGLDDIINEFDIGRVFMPKVSHSSKTFEDLMLAIRDNGLKISAAQVGQTIFNDDNIDLKAVILSPGRDSYDELNNYSVVIRLVYGDTTYLFTGDAEGLVENELLRQQLDLKANVLKVAHHGSSSSTGERFLKAVAPQYAVISVGKDNSYGHPSQLIIDRLQRDNIKIYRTDRQGTIIASSDGNKIKFNKEELVMDSNVLRDTGVYLSMVTLTGSVESVVISNNTADTVNLSNWKLVSEVGGQEYIFPKGTEIPAQGQLKVVSGRGAKAEQPGVILWNNSYIWNNDGDPAVLYAPSGQLVSRFPREE, encoded by the coding sequence TATAATTCTACTTTTATCTCTATCAATTTTAATAAGCAATGCGGCTGCTGACAGCTTAATCATACACTTTATAGATGTGGGACAGGCTGATTCGATTTTTATCCAGCTCCCCAATAGTCAGACTATGTTGATAGATGGTGGAAATAATGGGGATGGTTCTTTAATAATAAACTATATTAAAGGACTTAAAAAATCGAACAATAAGATTGATTATTTGATCGGGACCCATCCCCATGAGGATCATATTGGTGGACTTGATGATATAATTAATGAATTTGATATAGGCAGGGTATTTATGCCCAAGGTTAGCCATAGCAGTAAAACTTTTGAAGATTTAATGTTGGCTATCAGGGATAATGGTTTAAAAATATCTGCCGCTCAGGTTGGACAAACAATATTTAATGATGATAATATAGATTTAAAGGCTGTTATACTTTCACCAGGCCGGGATTCCTATGATGAATTAAATAATTATTCAGTAGTAATAAGACTGGTTTATGGTGATACTACTTACTTGTTTACCGGGGATGCAGAAGGGCTGGTTGAAAATGAACTACTCAGGCAGCAGCTGGATTTAAAGGCAAATGTTTTAAAGGTGGCTCACCATGGCAGCAGTTCTTCTACAGGCGAAAGATTTCTGAAGGCTGTAGCACCACAGTATGCTGTTATTTCTGTCGGCAAGGATAATAGCTACGGTCATCCCTCCCAGCTTATTATAGACAGATTGCAGAGAGATAACATTAAGATCTATAGAACAGACAGGCAGGGGACTATTATTGCCAGTAGTGATGGTAATAAAATCAAATTTAATAAAGAAGAATTAGTAATGGATAGTAATGTGCTAAGGGATACTGGAGTTTATCTTTCCATGGTAACTTTAACAGGCTCTGTGGAGAGTGTTGTAATCTCAAATAACACTGCTGATACTGTTAATCTATCAAACTGGAAATTAGTCAGTGAGGTAGGTGGCCAGGAATATATCTTTCCTAAAGGGACAGAGATACCAGCTCAGGGTCAGTTGAAAGTTGTAAGTGGAAGAGGGGCTAAAGCAGAGCAGCCGGGTGTTATATTGTGGAATAATTCTTATATCTGGAATAATGATGGAGACCCGGCTGTTTTATATGCTCCATCAGGTCAATTAGTATCAAGGTTTCCCAGAGAGGAGTGA